The Algoriphagus sp. TR-M9 genome has a window encoding:
- a CDS encoding RNA polymerase sigma factor, producing MRFQEDRYYIDKTLQGDLKSYGLLIRKHENYALTLAIRILRDRQEAEEVVQDAFIKVHQSLSSFEGKSKFSTWLYKIVYNEALSKLRKTKAIHTSLDEIHESEDAEPDSSNGLHLLELDERKNIIKKALGMIKPTEAAALTLFYLEEQSIKEMEEIMELKTSHVKILLHRGRKSLMEALKKIAAQELTHLL from the coding sequence ATGCGCTTTCAAGAAGACCGGTATTATATAGACAAAACGCTCCAGGGTGACCTGAAATCCTATGGCCTTCTCATCCGAAAGCATGAAAACTATGCGCTTACTTTGGCAATTAGAATCCTAAGGGATAGACAGGAAGCCGAGGAGGTAGTTCAGGATGCTTTCATTAAAGTGCACCAATCCCTCTCCAGCTTCGAAGGGAAATCCAAATTCTCCACTTGGCTGTATAAAATAGTGTATAATGAGGCTTTAAGTAAACTCAGAAAAACAAAAGCCATCCACACTTCCCTGGATGAAATCCATGAATCTGAAGATGCTGAGCCGGATAGCAGCAATGGGCTACATTTATTGGAATTAGATGAAAGAAAGAATATCATCAAGAAAGCATTGGGCATGATCAAACCTACAGAAGCTGCTGCACTGACCTTATTTTATCTGGAGGAGCAAAGCATCAAGGAAATGGAAGAAATCATGGAACTGAAAACTTCTCATGTAAAAATTTTGTTACACCGAGGTAGAAAAAGCCTAATGGAAGCACTAAAGAAAATCGCAGCTCAAGAGCTTACTCATTTACTATGA
- a CDS encoding DUF6249 domain-containing protein: MVEILVTLIIFSCIFGVIYTFLTTRNRERLALIENGADAKLFNSGKKYSLGQFILNIALLAIGVGAGVLFGALFNTIGLEEGVAFSACIFICGGLGLLGSYFLNRKLAEKNI, encoded by the coding sequence ATGGTTGAAATCTTAGTTACACTTATTATTTTCTCCTGCATCTTCGGAGTGATTTACACTTTCCTTACCACTAGAAATAGGGAGAGACTTGCTCTGATTGAAAATGGTGCAGATGCGAAGCTTTTTAACTCGGGTAAAAAATACAGCCTGGGTCAATTTATTTTAAACATAGCTCTTCTGGCCATAGGTGTAGGTGCCGGTGTGTTGTTTGGAGCTTTGTTCAATACTATTGGCTTAGAAGAAGGAGTGGCTTTCTCGGCCTGTATATTTATCTGTGGCGGCTTGGGCTTGCTTGGTAGTTATTTTCTCAACCGGAAATTAGCCGAAAAAAACATTTAA
- a CDS encoding CCA tRNA nucleotidyltransferase, which produces MNFKSHLDQFEVFAKVAQAAANLGVETYVVGGYVRDLILDREKKGPKDIDFTCVGSGIELAKEVAKQFDEHVPLSVFKNFGTAMLKLEDWELEFVGARKESYRADSRKPVVETGTLQEDLERRDFTINAMAIALNAGNFGELLDPFDGLKDISKKLIRTPLEPNITFSDDPLRMLRAVRFASQLNFDIDADTFYAISQNASRLEIISGERIIVELNKIIQVEKPSYGFKLLFASKLLHQFFPEMVELQGVDSVDDKSHKDNFYHTLQVLDNVCQTSDDLYLRWAAILHDIAKPATKRFNKKVGWTFHGHEDKGARMVPGIFRRLKLPMDERMKYVQKLVKLHLRPIALVKDEVTDSALRRLLFEAGEDIDDLMKLCRADVTSKNNRKVKRYLENFDKVAQKLVEVEEKDQVRNFQPPISGEEIMETFGINPSKVIGEIKEEIKEAILEGKIHNNAAEARELMLEIAKSKGLEYQNYPPKS; this is translated from the coding sequence ATGAATTTCAAATCACATCTGGATCAGTTCGAAGTATTCGCAAAGGTGGCTCAGGCGGCTGCAAACCTCGGTGTAGAAACCTATGTGGTCGGTGGGTACGTGCGGGATTTGATCTTGGATAGGGAAAAGAAAGGGCCCAAGGATATTGATTTTACCTGTGTAGGCAGTGGCATAGAGCTGGCAAAAGAAGTGGCCAAGCAGTTTGATGAGCATGTGCCACTATCCGTATTTAAGAATTTTGGCACGGCTATGCTGAAGCTAGAGGACTGGGAGTTGGAGTTTGTGGGGGCGCGAAAGGAGTCTTATCGGGCAGACTCCAGAAAGCCCGTGGTGGAGACAGGAACCCTCCAGGAAGATTTAGAACGTCGGGATTTCACCATCAACGCCATGGCGATAGCTCTAAATGCCGGGAATTTCGGGGAACTCCTGGATCCCTTTGATGGGCTGAAGGATATTTCCAAGAAACTGATAAGAACGCCATTAGAACCTAATATTACCTTTTCGGATGATCCCTTGCGCATGCTTCGGGCAGTGCGTTTTGCCTCACAGCTGAATTTTGATATAGACGCGGATACCTTTTATGCGATCAGTCAGAATGCTTCTCGTTTAGAGATTATTTCAGGAGAGCGCATCATCGTGGAGCTGAATAAAATAATACAAGTAGAAAAGCCTTCCTATGGCTTCAAATTGCTGTTTGCCAGTAAATTACTGCATCAGTTTTTCCCTGAAATGGTGGAGCTTCAAGGCGTAGACTCGGTAGACGATAAGTCCCACAAGGATAACTTCTATCATACCCTGCAAGTATTGGACAATGTGTGCCAGACGTCGGATGACCTTTATTTGAGATGGGCGGCTATTTTGCACGACATAGCCAAACCGGCCACCAAAAGGTTCAATAAAAAGGTGGGCTGGACCTTTCACGGACATGAAGACAAGGGAGCCCGCATGGTACCGGGGATTTTCCGCAGGTTGAAACTGCCCATGGATGAAAGGATGAAATATGTTCAGAAATTAGTTAAACTGCACCTTCGTCCTATTGCTTTGGTCAAAGATGAGGTCACAGACTCCGCCTTGCGGAGGTTGCTTTTCGAGGCAGGAGAGGATATAGACGACCTCATGAAGCTCTGCCGGGCAGATGTGACTTCTAAGAATAACAGAAAGGTGAAGCGATACCTGGAAAATTTTGATAAAGTAGCACAGAAGTTGGTAGAGGTGGAGGAAAAGGACCAGGTGCGGAACTTCCAGCCACCGATTTCTGGTGAGGAAATCATGGAAACTTTCGGTATAAATCCTTCAAAAGTCATCGGAGAAATCAAAGAAGAAATTAAAGAAGCTATATTGGAAGGCAAAATTCACAACAATGCCGCGGAGGCTCGTGAACTGATGCTGGAAATAGCTAAATCCAAAGGTCTTGAGTACCAGAATTATCCCCCAAAATCATAA
- a CDS encoding tetratricopeptide repeat protein, with protein sequence MKHVVIMLLLALGVSTSFAQNSDSTLVKLDPAVKKSMNALDQAGYQLAMRYNDRQVAKANLYELMLRNPEDIRYPELLASLYFEGGQSTSAALVALDILKVNDKNIPALEIAAYSLEQLGAFDRALPHFESLYLLTGDNFSLYKSAFLQYNLKKYAEAMNSVDMLVKNVKPEDKIGFPKSQTETQEISMKAAALNLKGLIYLEQGSKADAKTAFDEAISLEPEFEMAKENLQKAI encoded by the coding sequence ATGAAGCACGTAGTAATCATGCTGCTTTTGGCACTAGGTGTCAGCACATCCTTTGCCCAAAATTCAGATTCCACCTTGGTCAAGCTTGACCCGGCCGTAAAAAAATCCATGAATGCACTTGACCAGGCAGGGTACCAGCTGGCCATGCGCTATAATGACCGGCAGGTCGCCAAAGCAAACTTGTATGAGTTAATGTTGAGAAATCCAGAGGATATTCGTTATCCGGAATTGTTGGCTAGCTTATACTTCGAAGGAGGACAGTCTACTTCAGCTGCCTTGGTGGCCCTGGATATATTAAAAGTAAATGACAAGAATATCCCAGCATTGGAAATCGCTGCGTATTCCTTAGAGCAATTGGGTGCATTTGACCGGGCTCTACCGCATTTCGAAAGCCTTTATTTGCTGACTGGAGATAATTTCAGTCTGTACAAATCAGCCTTTCTTCAGTACAACCTGAAAAAGTATGCGGAAGCCATGAATTCGGTAGATATGCTAGTGAAAAATGTCAAGCCAGAGGATAAAATTGGTTTTCCAAAATCGCAGACTGAAACCCAGGAAATCAGTATGAAAGCTGCTGCTTTGAATTTGAAAGGTTTGATCTATCTGGAGCAAGGCTCAAAAGCGGATGCTAAAACCGCTTTTGATGAAGCAATTTCACTTGAACCAGAATTTGAAATGGCTAAAGAAAATCTGCAAAAGGCAATATAA
- a CDS encoding tetratricopeptide repeat protein, producing MKIPFPILSIAFLWALLFSNASVGQSTEEFHQRLNYVDSLAKRQPDQAFLMATEIVELGKQQNWDTLVGVSQLIRGKILFQFGLFQPASEAFYEAEHIFEQENLISHLAQTHNALGELYYKIKSTEDALQRHESALKLYQTIDDASGVAETKSFIGGMYEKMGAYPKALAFQREALLLFEDIDHKEQLAFVHENVGSIYEDLEQYDSALVYFQKAYELNFEIGDSLSLISNLNNLGDVYRKTMEAERGLKYSLEAAQISARLGFLDQQKSAVVDISKAYAEMQDFSNAYKFLEQSRELSELVYSEESARQIAIQEAQNHLFTKNQQIKQLEQMRVIDARLKWALLFLVALLCVLGWVIFNRQKLKIRSNKNLLEQQKETLAVKERLISTEKQNRKLLELKMEAEEQAHSKALTAQTLHVIDKNQMLEDIQLRLRNILEEEPKEQKKKIRNLIKQIDYNFSHDTDWEDFKHSFEKVYQDFFRKIQQQSGGLTPAEMKLASLMRLNLNSKEIASTLGISMDSLRISRYRLRKKMKLEKGESLQQFLLCI from the coding sequence ATGAAAATTCCATTTCCTATTCTTAGTATTGCTTTTTTATGGGCTTTGCTTTTTTCTAATGCTTCTGTAGGGCAAAGCACCGAAGAGTTTCACCAAAGGCTCAATTATGTAGATAGTCTGGCTAAAAGGCAGCCCGATCAGGCCTTTCTGATGGCCACAGAAATCGTGGAGCTGGGGAAGCAGCAGAACTGGGACACCCTTGTAGGAGTATCCCAGTTGATCCGTGGTAAAATCCTTTTCCAATTTGGCCTTTTTCAACCCGCCTCAGAAGCATTTTATGAGGCTGAGCATATTTTTGAACAGGAAAACCTGATTTCCCATCTAGCTCAGACCCACAATGCCCTTGGGGAGCTTTATTACAAAATTAAGTCTACAGAAGATGCTTTGCAGCGTCATGAGTCAGCTTTAAAGCTTTACCAGACTATTGATGATGCGTCCGGTGTGGCCGAGACCAAGAGTTTTATAGGAGGAATGTATGAGAAAATGGGGGCTTACCCCAAAGCCTTGGCATTTCAAAGGGAGGCTCTCTTACTATTTGAGGACATAGACCATAAAGAACAACTGGCTTTTGTGCATGAGAATGTAGGGAGTATCTATGAGGATTTGGAGCAGTATGATTCTGCATTGGTTTACTTTCAGAAAGCGTATGAGCTGAATTTTGAGATAGGGGATAGCTTGAGTTTGATCAGTAATTTAAATAATCTGGGCGATGTGTATCGAAAGACCATGGAGGCTGAGAGAGGCCTAAAATACTCTCTGGAAGCTGCTCAGATCAGTGCTAGACTTGGTTTTTTGGATCAGCAGAAAAGTGCAGTAGTGGATATATCCAAAGCCTATGCTGAAATGCAGGATTTTAGCAATGCGTACAAATTTTTAGAACAAAGCCGGGAGCTCAGTGAGCTGGTGTACTCTGAGGAATCCGCTAGGCAAATAGCGATTCAGGAAGCACAGAACCATCTTTTTACTAAAAATCAACAGATCAAGCAACTGGAACAGATGCGGGTGATAGATGCCCGGCTGAAATGGGCATTACTATTCTTGGTTGCTTTATTATGTGTACTGGGGTGGGTGATTTTCAATCGACAAAAGTTGAAGATCAGAAGCAATAAGAACCTGCTAGAACAGCAAAAGGAGACCTTGGCAGTAAAAGAGCGCCTGATCTCTACAGAAAAGCAAAACCGGAAATTGTTAGAGCTGAAAATGGAAGCGGAGGAGCAGGCGCATTCCAAGGCTTTGACAGCTCAAACTTTGCACGTCATCGATAAAAACCAAATGCTGGAAGATATCCAGCTGAGATTGCGAAATATTCTGGAGGAGGAACCAAAGGAGCAAAAGAAAAAAATACGGAACCTCATCAAGCAGATCGACTATAATTTTTCTCATGATACAGACTGGGAAGACTTCAAGCATAGTTTTGAAAAAGTGTACCAGGATTTCTTCCGAAAAATCCAGCAGCAATCCGGCGGCCTCACGCCAGCAGAGATGAAATTGGCTAGCCTGATGCGTCTTAATCTCAATTCCAAAGAGATAGCGTCTACCCTAGGAATATCCATGGATAGTCTTCGGATTTCCCGCTATAGGCTTCGCAAAAAAATGAAACTTGAAAAGGGGGAAAGCTTACAGCAATTTTTGCTTTGTATATGA
- a CDS encoding phytase — protein MIKSRLSYGVFAIVILAGSCSEPTQETKEAVVASNVEPLYVTDSVIYDTDDPAIWVNPDDASKSLIIGTDKNEDGALYVFDLKGNAVDSLIVRNIQRPNNVDVGYGLDLGDRSVDFAVTGERMTSKLRFYSLPDMQEINPGGIEVYEGETGPEYKDLMGVALFQDKTTGKNYVIAGRKNGPTDGTYLWQYEILAENGQINLALVRKFGSFSGSKEIEAIAVDAELGYIYYSDEGAGVKKYYADPEKGNEELAFFAQEGFTDDHEGISIYKLDDKTGYILVSDQGANLFHVFPREGSPSNPHEHKLLTTIPASTISSDGSESSSASLGSEFPHGVFVAMSDDKTFQIYRWEDIAGDILKIKN, from the coding sequence ATGATAAAATCTAGGCTGAGTTATGGGGTGTTTGCAATCGTGATTCTTGCGGGATCTTGTAGCGAGCCTACCCAAGAAACCAAGGAGGCAGTGGTGGCTTCCAATGTAGAACCCTTGTATGTGACAGATTCGGTCATATATGATACAGATGACCCCGCAATCTGGGTCAATCCAGATGATGCTTCTAAAAGCCTCATTATTGGCACAGACAAAAATGAAGATGGAGCCCTGTATGTGTTTGACCTGAAAGGGAATGCTGTTGACTCATTAATTGTACGGAATATTCAGCGTCCTAATAATGTGGACGTGGGGTATGGTTTGGACTTGGGCGATCGCAGCGTTGACTTTGCGGTAACTGGAGAACGAATGACCTCTAAACTGAGATTCTATTCCCTTCCGGATATGCAAGAAATCAATCCGGGAGGAATTGAAGTATATGAGGGAGAAACTGGCCCGGAATATAAGGATCTGATGGGAGTTGCTCTTTTTCAAGACAAAACTACTGGAAAGAATTATGTAATCGCAGGAAGAAAGAATGGCCCTACTGATGGCACCTATCTCTGGCAGTATGAGATTTTGGCAGAGAATGGTCAAATCAACTTGGCACTGGTCAGGAAGTTTGGTTCATTTTCAGGCAGTAAAGAAATAGAGGCTATTGCCGTAGATGCAGAATTAGGATATATCTACTATTCTGATGAAGGGGCAGGTGTCAAAAAATACTATGCAGATCCAGAAAAAGGGAATGAAGAGCTGGCTTTTTTTGCTCAAGAAGGATTTACAGATGATCACGAAGGTATTTCGATTTATAAGCTGGATGACAAAACGGGGTACATTCTGGTTTCAGATCAAGGAGCAAACCTTTTTCATGTATTTCCCAGAGAAGGGTCTCCTTCCAATCCCCACGAACACAAGCTTCTCACTACCATCCCCGCGAGTACCATCTCAAGTGACGGCTCAGAGTCCAGCAGTGCGTCCCTAGGATCAGAATTTCCACATGGAGTTTTTGTGGCTATGTCTGACGACAAAACTTTTCAAATCTACCGATGGGAAGACATCGCAGGTGACATTCTGAAAATTAAAAACTAA